One Bartonella tribocorum CIP 105476 genomic window carries:
- the argB gene encoding acetylglutamate kinase — protein MDDAKNSAVDVLEKQAAFLSSALPYMQKYENETVVVKYGGHAMGDPALGRAFARDIALLKQSGINPVVVHGGGPQIAEILMKMGIESRFENGLRVTDERIVEVVEMVLAGSINKEIVALINAEGEWAIGLCGKDGNMVFAEKAYRTVIDPDSHIERVLDLGFVGEPIEVDRTLLDLLACSEMIPVLAPVAPGRDGKTYNINADIFAGAIAGALEAKRLLFLTDVPGVLDKQGKLLKELTVSEAEKLIKNGTISGGMIPKVETCVKALQNGVEGVVILNGKTPHSVLLELFTEQGVGTLIVS, from the coding sequence ATGGATGATGCTAAAAACAGTGCTGTCGATGTTTTGGAAAAACAAGCAGCATTTTTATCGTCTGCTTTACCTTATATGCAAAAATATGAAAATGAAACGGTTGTGGTAAAATATGGCGGTCATGCTATGGGTGATCCGGCTTTGGGGCGAGCATTTGCGCGTGATATTGCTCTATTAAAGCAATCGGGTATTAATCCTGTTGTTGTTCATGGTGGTGGGCCTCAAATTGCTGAAATTTTAATGAAAATGGGGATTGAATCACGATTTGAAAACGGTTTACGGGTAACCGATGAGCGGATCGTTGAAGTGGTTGAAATGGTTTTAGCGGGTTCCATCAATAAGGAAATAGTTGCTCTCATTAATGCTGAGGGTGAATGGGCAATAGGGCTGTGCGGTAAGGATGGCAATATGGTTTTTGCCGAAAAGGCTTATAGAACTGTCATTGATCCTGATTCGCATATTGAACGTGTTTTAGATTTGGGATTTGTTGGTGAGCCGATTGAAGTTGATCGTACATTACTGGATCTTTTAGCCTGTTCTGAAATGATACCAGTTCTTGCTCCTGTGGCTCCAGGTCGGGATGGTAAAACCTATAATATTAATGCTGATATTTTTGCTGGAGCTATTGCGGGTGCATTAGAGGCAAAACGTCTTTTATTCCTCACGGATGTTCCTGGTGTTCTGGATAAACAGGGCAAACTTTTAAAAGAATTGACAGTTTCTGAAGCTGAGAAACTTATCAAAAATGGAACAATTTCAGGGGGCATGATTCCAAAAGTAGAAACTTGTGTGAAAGCCCTTCAAAATGGTGTGGAAGGTGTTGTCATTTTAAATGGCAAAACCCCACATTCTGTTTTACTAGAGCTGTTTACCGAACAGGGAGTTGGAACGCTTATTGTTTCATAA
- a CDS encoding DMT family transporter, with product MTNIKQFKYPLLSKPELAIFVATILWGITFLVIHIAVRYSGPLFFVGFRFIVASLICGAIFWRSIKGITVYEVFAGMAIGLSMFFGYAFQAAGLQTIISSQSAFITALYVPMVPILQWIVFKKPPRFACWVGIVFAFIGLVLVSGQKPGSFDFSKGEILTLLGALAIAGEVILIGIFANKVDSRRVTIIQLFFSGFFSFSCMPLMGESIPEFSWVWFSVGMGLALMSAIIQLAMNWAQKSISPTRATLIYAGEPVWAGIVGRLAGEHLSPLALLGGLLILIGIIVAELQPSQWRKKK from the coding sequence ATGACGAATATAAAACAGTTTAAATATCCTTTATTAAGTAAACCAGAATTGGCAATATTTGTTGCAACAATATTGTGGGGGATTACGTTTTTAGTCATTCACATTGCGGTACGCTATAGCGGTCCTCTATTTTTTGTTGGATTTCGTTTTATTGTTGCATCCCTTATATGTGGGGCAATTTTTTGGCGCTCTATAAAAGGTATAACTGTTTATGAAGTTTTCGCTGGGATGGCGATAGGCTTATCCATGTTTTTTGGTTATGCTTTTCAAGCAGCTGGACTTCAAACGATTATTAGTAGTCAGTCGGCTTTTATCACAGCGCTTTATGTTCCGATGGTTCCAATCTTGCAATGGATTGTTTTTAAAAAACCTCCCCGTTTTGCCTGTTGGGTTGGTATTGTTTTCGCTTTTATTGGGCTTGTCCTTGTTTCAGGACAAAAGCCGGGAAGTTTTGATTTTTCAAAAGGTGAAATTTTGACTTTGTTGGGCGCTTTAGCGATTGCTGGAGAAGTCATACTCATTGGAATTTTTGCCAACAAGGTTGATAGTCGGCGTGTAACCATTATCCAGTTATTCTTTAGTGGTTTTTTTTCATTTTCTTGTATGCCTTTGATGGGTGAAAGCATTCCTGAATTTTCGTGGGTATGGTTTAGTGTTGGTATGGGATTGGCATTAATGAGTGCTATTATTCAATTGGCTATGAATTGGGCACAAAAGTCTATTTCTCCTACGCGTGCTACACTCATTTATGCAGGTGAACCGGTATGGGCTGGTATCGTTGGGCGTTTGGCTGGAGAGCATTTATCTCCTTTAGCTTTATTGGGTGGTTTGCTTATTCTGATTGGGATCATTGTTGCTGAATTACAACCTTCACAATGGCGTAAAAAAAAATAA
- the lepA gene encoding translation elongation factor 4, which produces MTIDRNYIRNFSIVAHIDHGKSTLADRLIQMTGGLDTREMKEQVLDSMDIERERGITIKAQTVRLHYKAKNGETYILNLMDTPGHVDFAYEVSRSLAACEGSLLVVDASQGVEAQTLANVYQAIDNSHELVVVLNKIDLPAAEPERVKEQIEDVIGIDTSQAVEISAKTGLGIPDVLEAIVTQLPPPRIGDVTNPLKAMLVDSWYDAYLGVIVLVRVIDGILKKGQTIRMMGTGAKYPVERVGVFTPKMVQVDELGPGEIGFITASIKEVADTRVGDTITEERRPCENALPGFKPAQPVVFCGLFPIDAADFDDLRAAMGKLRLNDASFSFEMETSAALGFGFRCGFLGLLHLEIIQERLEREFNLDLIATAPSVVYRMNMNDGSVKELHNPADMPDVVKISSIEEPWIRATIMTPDNYLGSILELCQERRGIQVGLSYVGTRAMVTYDLPLNEVVFDFYDRLKSISKGYASFDYQMTDYAEGDLVKMSILVNGEPIDALSMLVHRTIAEKRGRSMCEKLKDLIPQHMFQIPIQAAIGGKIIARETIRALRKDVTAKCYGGDITRKRKLLEKQKEGKKRMRQFGKVEIPQSAFIQALKMNK; this is translated from the coding sequence ATGACAATAGATCGTAATTATATTCGTAATTTTTCCATCGTGGCGCATATTGATCACGGTAAGTCCACTTTAGCGGATCGTTTGATTCAGATGACAGGGGGGCTTGATACACGTGAGATGAAGGAGCAAGTGCTCGATTCCATGGATATTGAGCGTGAGCGTGGGATTACGATTAAAGCACAAACAGTCCGTTTACACTATAAAGCAAAGAATGGTGAGACCTATATTTTAAATCTTATGGATACACCTGGTCATGTGGATTTTGCTTATGAAGTTTCACGTTCATTGGCAGCTTGTGAAGGTTCACTGTTGGTGGTGGATGCAAGCCAAGGTGTCGAGGCGCAGACTTTGGCAAATGTTTATCAAGCCATTGATAATTCCCATGAATTGGTTGTTGTGCTCAATAAAATTGATCTTCCAGCAGCAGAACCTGAACGTGTTAAAGAACAGATTGAAGATGTAATAGGCATTGATACATCTCAAGCGGTAGAAATATCAGCAAAAACAGGTTTGGGGATTCCTGATGTTTTGGAGGCAATCGTTACACAATTGCCACCTCCACGTATAGGCGATGTTACAAATCCCTTGAAAGCAATGTTGGTTGATAGTTGGTATGATGCATATCTTGGTGTCATTGTTTTGGTACGGGTGATAGATGGTATTTTAAAAAAAGGTCAAACCATTCGTATGATGGGGACGGGAGCAAAATATCCCGTTGAGCGCGTTGGGGTATTTACACCTAAAATGGTCCAGGTTGATGAATTAGGACCAGGCGAGATTGGTTTTATCACTGCTTCTATCAAAGAGGTTGCCGATACACGGGTTGGGGATACGATTACCGAAGAACGTCGTCCTTGTGAAAATGCTTTGCCTGGTTTTAAGCCTGCGCAACCGGTTGTCTTTTGTGGACTTTTTCCAATTGATGCTGCCGATTTTGATGATTTGCGTGCAGCCATGGGTAAATTACGCTTAAATGACGCGAGTTTTTCCTTTGAAATGGAAACATCAGCAGCTTTGGGATTTGGTTTTCGGTGTGGTTTTTTAGGGTTGCTTCATCTTGAAATTATTCAAGAGCGGTTAGAGCGTGAGTTTAATTTAGATTTAATTGCAACGGCACCTTCGGTTGTTTATCGCATGAATATGAATGATGGTTCTGTTAAAGAATTGCACAATCCAGCAGATATGCCTGACGTGGTTAAAATTTCTTCTATCGAAGAACCATGGATTCGTGCAACAATCATGACTCCTGATAATTATCTTGGATCGATTTTAGAACTATGCCAAGAGCGGCGGGGAATACAGGTTGGTTTATCCTATGTTGGAACGCGGGCTATGGTGACGTATGATTTACCTCTGAATGAAGTCGTTTTTGATTTTTATGATCGCTTAAAATCAATCTCAAAGGGCTATGCTTCTTTTGATTATCAGATGACGGATTATGCAGAGGGGGATTTAGTTAAAATGTCTATTTTGGTAAATGGAGAGCCTATTGATGCCTTGTCGATGCTTGTGCACCGTACGATTGCAGAAAAGCGGGGGCGTTCCATGTGCGAAAAACTGAAAGATCTTATTCCCCAGCATATGTTTCAGATTCCGATTCAAGCGGCTATTGGTGGTAAAATTATAGCGCGCGAAACGATTCGTGCTTTGCGTAAAGATGTAACAGCAAAATGTTACGGGGGCGATATAACACGTAAACGCAAACTTTTGGAAAAGCAAAAAGAAGGTAAAAAACGAATGCGTCAATTTGGGAAAGTAGAAATTCCTCAGTCGGCCTTTATTCAAGCGCTCAAAATGAATAAATAA
- the dapD gene encoding 2,3,4,5-tetrahydropyridine-2,6-dicarboxylate N-succinyltransferase, producing MTHLTQLEIIIEKAFDDRDSINTTTKGEIRESVEHTLSLLDKGEIRVAERQKNGQWYVHQWLKKAVLLSFRLNPMQIITGGINGTHWWDKVPSKFSGWKEDDFQKAGFRSVPGAIVRHSAYVAPNVILMPSFINLGAFVDEGTMVDTWTTVGSCAQIGKHVHLSGGVGIGGVLEPLQANPTIIEDHCFIGARSEVVEGCIIREGAVLGMGVFIGQSTKIIDRTTGEIFIGEVPAYSVVVPGSLPGKPLPNGEAGPNLYCAVIVKRVDQKTREKTSINELLRDETQC from the coding sequence ATGACCCATCTCACACAACTTGAAATCATTATCGAAAAAGCATTTGATGATCGCGATTCTATTAATACTACCACAAAAGGTGAAATTCGTGAGAGTGTCGAACACACATTGAGCCTTCTTGATAAAGGTGAAATCCGTGTTGCAGAACGGCAAAAAAATGGACAATGGTATGTTCATCAATGGTTGAAAAAAGCTGTTTTGCTCTCTTTTCGGCTAAACCCAATGCAAATTATTACTGGTGGAATCAATGGAACACATTGGTGGGATAAAGTTCCCTCAAAATTTTCTGGTTGGAAAGAAGATGATTTTCAAAAAGCGGGGTTTCGTTCTGTTCCTGGAGCGATTGTACGCCATTCTGCCTATGTTGCACCAAACGTCATACTCATGCCATCCTTTATCAATCTTGGCGCTTTTGTCGATGAGGGTACAATGGTTGATACATGGACAACCGTTGGTTCTTGCGCACAAATTGGTAAACATGTTCATCTTTCTGGTGGTGTTGGAATCGGAGGTGTTTTAGAACCACTGCAAGCAAATCCAACCATTATTGAAGATCATTGTTTTATTGGTGCACGCTCTGAAGTTGTTGAAGGCTGTATTATTCGTGAAGGCGCTGTTTTAGGAATGGGCGTTTTTATTGGACAATCCACCAAGATTATCGATCGTACAACAGGAGAAATTTTTATTGGTGAAGTACCAGCCTATTCGGTTGTTGTACCGGGTTCTCTTCCTGGCAAACCACTCCCTAATGGTGAAGCAGGACCAAACCTTTATTGTGCTGTTATTGTAAAACGCGTTGATCAAAAAACACGAGAGAAAACATCCATTAATGAGCTTTTACGTGATGAGACACAATGTTAA